A genome region from Leguminivora glycinivorella isolate SPB_JAAS2020 chromosome 13, LegGlyc_1.1, whole genome shotgun sequence includes the following:
- the LOC125232370 gene encoding uncharacterized protein LOC125232370, whose product MKTHQENKHVGVSHTLDKIRETYWIPQGRSQVQKILRKCSECMKHDGGPYKLPETPALPKERVNYSSPFTYVGTDYLGPLLVNNGNGNCKRWISLYTCLAVRAIHLEVVKDLTAEEGLMALRRMISARGVPTLITSDNAAHYKLLSEILQNPYCVEKEIKWKFIPQLAPWHGGFYERLVGLVKNCMKKTLQKHLLNDTQLVTAVKEIEAVLNTRPLTYVDSEPDHVLKPSDFLTMGKCIIMETSDKDPTTSQGTVTKDHLIKGWKKARIILREFKEMFENRYLLNLRERYSHHPKEPRVTSKLAPKIGQIVQIKGDTKNRINWKVGKIVSLKEGADGLCRVAKVRVGDTEYTRSIAHLYPLEIEDGEEQCKQTSSYDESVEEPVQLPDLPRPSGKDDQTVESLNDVAEPSSEQRFTHEVRDQQEEVQPHASPVEGKCSSKQAVEFMSSELNEPKPKSMSEPEPLAVVDLEFYDQNDPESHHLEEVTPEGQHEESRPKRAAALRALEKIKEWTSNLVAVLLPEAGCVATGANI is encoded by the coding sequence ATGAAGACTCATCAAGAAAATAAGCATGTTGGAGTAAGTCACACGCTAGACAAGATAAGGGAAACTTACTGGATACCACAAGGAAGAAGCCAAGTTCAGAAGATTTTGAGGAAGTGCTCCGAATGTATGAAGCATGACGGAGGGCCATATAAACTACCGGAAACTCCTGCGTTACCAAAAGAGAGGGTCAATTATAGCTCTCCATTCACATACGTTGGTACCGACTATCTGGGACCACTTCTAGTTAACAATGGGAATGGCAATTGTAAAAGGTGGATTAGCCTCTACACATGCTTAGCCGTAAGAGCCATTCACTTAGAAGTTGTAAAGGACTTAACTGCGGAAGAAGGTTTAATGGCCTTACGTAGAATGATTTCAGCAAGAGGTGTACCTACCTTAATAACGTCTGATAATGCGGCTCACTACAAGTTACTCTCAGAGATTCTTCAGAACCCATACTGCGTAGAGAAAGAGATAAAATGGAAATTTATACCACAATTAGCACCATGGCATGGAGGATTCTATGAGAGATTAGTTGGTTTAGTTAAAAACTGTATGAAGAAAACATTACAGAAACATTTGTTGAATGACACCCAGCTAGTAACAGCGGTGAAAGAAATAGAAGCAGTTCTTAACACAAGACCCTTAACTTACGTAGATTCAGAGCCGGATCATGTACTAAAACCTTCAGACTTTCTTACCATGGGAAAGTGTATCATTATGGAAACTTCAGATAAGGATCCTACAACGTCGCAAGGGACGGTGACTAAGGACCACTTAATTAAAGGTTGGAAGAAAGCACGGATAATTCTACGAGAATTTAAAGAGATGTTTGAGAACCGGTATCTCCTAAATTTGAGAGAAAGATATTCCCACCATCCTAAAGAACCTAGAGTAACATCAAAGTTAGCACCTAAGATAGGTCAAATCGTGCAGATTAAAGGTGACACGAAGAACAGGATAAATTGGAAAGTTGGGAAAATAGTATCTTTAAAGGAAGGCGCCGACGGTTTATGTAGGGTCGCCAAGGTACGAGTAGGAGATACAGAGTATACAAGATCTATCGCGCATCTCTACCCGCTAGAGATCGAAGATGGAGAAGAGCAGTGCAAACAAACATCATCTTATGACGAAAGTGTTGAAGAACCGGTGCAGCTTCCTGATCTTCCACGTCCATCAGGCAAGGATGACCAGACAGTGGAATCCCTCAACGACGTTGCTGAGCCTTCATCTGAGCAGAGATTCACTCATGAAGTTAGAGATCAGCAAGAAGAAGTACAGCCTCATGCCTCGCCAGTAGAGGGAAAGTGTTCCTCTAAACAAGCGGTTGAGTTTATGTCTAGTGAGTTAAACGAGCCTAAGCCTAAGTCTATGTCCGAACCAGAGCCACTCGCGGTCGTCGACCTCGAGTTTTACGACCAGAATGATCCCGAGTCACACCACCTAGAGGAAGTTACGCCAGAAGGACAACACGAAGAATCAAGACCTAAGAGAGCGGCAGCTCTCCGAGCCCTTGAGAAGATCAAGGAATGGACCAGCAATTTAGTCGCCGTGCTGCTGCCTGAGGCGGGGTGTGTCGCGACAGGCGCGAATATCTAA
- the LOC125232371 gene encoding uncharacterized protein LOC125232371, whose protein sequence is MDDILLARLRLINDKLTTDLEVIPGTVNLENLVQAQITYSKLEATLKRLSGDLTEYFRLASTPASDEICLISGLQLQAEETLAELKVKIDQISTSSKPSEKLTEANSSCRLPKLQLPVYNGDVLAWYEFWDAFRSNIDARILPDVDKLSYLKTSVTGDAKKVIDGLATTSTNYAIAVTILKERFGKTSHLIDAHYATLYKIKMAKGSADDYRRTFNEIERNLKILESLGENINHNHLRFMLLEKFPSDLVYEIKLKVKDDSIQELRSHLDKIITAKEDAERISGRKRPQETEASTVGTLHVNAKRARYANQSQLQHSNQSKQNHQGRFDKRPVLKKFKGFKKYDNKGNRPNQTSTSNKDQAETQRSTPGAKKGLVCIFCEGGHYNDSCPEASTLAERKKRLAGRCYICFSKNHVANACWRKRRCARCKGEVPHNRALCPLNFQKDTTEKSQS, encoded by the coding sequence ATGGACGACATTCTTTTAGCAAGGCTTAGGCTCATTAACGACAAACTCACAACGGACTTAGAAGTAATTCCGGGTACTGTTAATTTAGAAAATTTAGTGCAGGCTCAGATCACATACAGTAAATTAGAAGCAACACTGAAAAGACTTAGCGGAGACCTGACGGAGTACTTTAGGCTGGCTTCGACACCCGCATCTGATGAAATCTGCTTGATAAGTGGACTTCAACTTCAAGCAGAGGAGACTTTAGCTGAACTTAAGGTGAAGATTGACCAGATATCTACATCAAGCAAACCATCAGAGAAGCTGACTGAAGCGAACTCCTCGTGCAGACTTCCTAAGCTCCAGCTGCCGGTGTATAATGGGGATGTACTGGCGTGGTATGAATTTTGGGATGCCTTCAGAAGCAACATCGATGCAAGGATCCTGCCGGATGTTGACAAGCTTTCTTATCTTAAGACTTCAGTCACGGGAGATGCCAAAAAAGTCATTGACGGTCTAGCGACTACAAGCACCAACTATGCTATTGCCGTTACGATACTGAAGGAAAGGTTCGGGAAAACTTCACATCTTATAGACGCGCACTATGCAACATTATATAAAATTAAGATGGCCAAAGGCAGTGCGGATGACTATAGAAGGACTTTCAACGAAATCGAAAGGAATCTTAAGATTTTAGAATCACTAGGTGAGAACATTAACCACAACCATCTGCGCTTCATGCTACTAGAGAAGTTTCCTTCTGATCTAgtatacgaaataaaacttaaagttaAGGATGATTCCATTCAAGAACTGAGAAGCCACCTGGATAAAATCATCACTGCCAAAGAGGACGCGGAAAGGATATCGGGTAGGAAACGCCCTCAAGAGACAGAAGCTAGTACGGTCGGGACTCTTCATGTGAATGCAAAACGTGCGAGATACGCAAACCAGTCCCAACTACAACACAGTAACCAGAGTAAACAAAACCATCAGGGACGCTTTGATAAGAGACCGGTACTAAAGAAGTTTAAGGGTTtcaagaaatatgacaataaAGGAAACAGACCAAACCAAACTTCAACTTCAAACAAAGATCAGGCAGAAACTCAGCGAAGTACTCCAGGGGCTAAGAAGGGATTGGTGTGTATATTTTGCGAAGGGGGCCATTATAATGATAGTTGCCCTGAAGCATCTACTTTAGCAGAAAGGAAGAAACGACTTGCAGGACGATGCTACATCTGCTTCAGTAAGAATCACGTAGCAAATGCTTGCTGGAGAAAGAGAAGGTGTGCCCGTTGTAAAGGAGAAGTACCGCATAATAGAGCATTATGTCCTTTAAATTTTCAGAAGGATACAACGGAGAAGAGTCAGTCCTGA